Proteins encoded by one window of Branchiostoma floridae strain S238N-H82 chromosome 6, Bfl_VNyyK, whole genome shotgun sequence:
- the LOC118417143 gene encoding uncharacterized protein C12orf29 homolog produces the protein MTDRVSVQEKIPCVFRTAVLQRQSSKRHDQSYHVGALNEVTTKALEANVRKAVASEKVDGTCVYIQEFRGKPWLWARHDVKPNKQAERRFKKFQSAHQAWEVGDKVGPEPTFTWNVDKDLKKPPEHWETARGVQRIDGQLQPSASGHVPGWVPVLKDSRSHCWHLASTDLDKGVALLLQRKKDDCNKTLEVSTVRLEELLGQTLELVGTNVNANPYGLGSKKRPVHLLVPHGALKFYTPPPFDHEELADWFATPAGQVEGVVWYCDDGQLFKLHRHHLCLTWPVEEPSLTTLPVLITVDIGQYEWDFPESSQFYLFGRLKGQQFDSIRAVQWLDDN, from the coding sequence ATGACTGACCGAGTCAGCGTGCAAGAAAAGATCCCCTGTGTTTTTAGAACTGCTGTCTTGCAGAGGCAGTCTTCCAAGAGACACGACCAATCTTACCACGTAGGGGCCCTCAACGAAGTCACCACAAAGGCACTAGAGGCGAACGTTCGAAAGGCCGTGGCTTCGGAAAAGGTAGATGGCACCTGCGTGTACATACAGGAGTTCCGAGGCAAGCCCTGGCTTTGGGCTAGACACGATGTCAAACCCAATAAACAAGCGGAGAGAAGGTTCAAGAAGTTCCAAAGTGCTCATCAAGCGTGGGAGGTGGGAGACAAGGTGGGGCCTGAGCCAACGTTTACCTGGAATGTTGATAAAGACCTGAAGAAGCCACCAGAGCACTGGGAGACAGCGAGAGGGGTTCAGAGGATCGACGGTCAATTACAGCCTAGCGCGAGCGGGCACGTTCCCGGTTGGGTTCCCGTGTTGAAGGATTCTCGGAGCCACTGCTGGCATTTAGCGTCCACGGACCTGGACAAGGGAGTGGCGCTCCTGCTACAGAGAAAAAAAGACGACTGCAACAAGACACTGGAAGTCTCGACGGTAAGACTGGAGGAACTGTTGGGCCAAACGCTGGAGCTTGTAGGCACGAACGTGAACGCGAATCCCTATGGTTTGGGCAGCAAGAAGCGACCAGTCCACCTACTGGTGCCACACGGCGCGCTGAAGTTCTACACGCCCCCGCCGTTTGATCACGAAGAGCTAGCCGATTGGTTCGCCACGCCCGCTGGTCAGGTGGAGGGCGTGGTGTGGTACTGCGATGACGGACAGCTCTTCAAACTACACCGACACCACCTCTGCCTCACATGGCCGGTGGAAGAACCCAGCCTGACAACTCTACCTGTCCTCATCACTGTCGACATTGGACAGTATGAATGGGACTTTCCTGAAAGTTCTCAGTTTTACCTCTTCGGTAGACTAAAAGGACAACAATTTGACAGCATTAGAGCCGTGCAGTGGCTTGATGATAATTAG